TTAAGTACAAGTCCACTTTAGGTTCAGTTGCGCTAGTTTATAAGGAGGAAGGGTAATTTTCCGTCCCTGGTCTTCCAAAAAACATGAgtattttttagatttatgGCCCTTTATAAGGGGCTGCTTCCGAAAGTATTACGTTTGGGGCCTGGGGGGGCCATAATGTTGGTCGTGTACGACTACATGCACACGTTTTTGACTGCGAAGCTGGCCTAAGGGACAAAcaattttcgtatttttgtaCTTTAGATATGTGGTCCAACTACCGTTTATTCAACTAGTCTAAAAGTGGGATGGTTTAATGCAATACGGGCTTAAGTTAGACTTGAGCAAGAATCCAATAAATTTAACTTCGTGGAATGTTTACGtgctatatttttataaagtgGAAGTAATGTACTAGGTGTTTTGTTTATAttagtatatatttttaaaactggaaTAAAAGAGTATTTTACAATTTGATGTCTTGTTTTTCAATGTGGCGGTGTAGGTTTTGGAGTtcctttttcagtttttcgcaGATGTCGGAAAGGCTGGGGAAAAAGTATGAGaaatgtggaatttttaacataaatgCTTACTTTCTTTGGTATTCCTTTCTATCCAATTCTCTTCCAGTCTCTGTAACGGTTTGGGCACTTTTTGTATCGGCAGTGACTTGTATTCCAATCGATCGCGAGTTTTTTATCTGGAAATAAAACGCTCGAATCATTTAACAGCTTAAATGCACATTACTGTCAAGGTTTTTATGTG
The sequence above is a segment of the Tribolium castaneum strain GA2 chromosome 9, icTriCast1.1, whole genome shotgun sequence genome. Coding sequences within it:
- the LOC135267179 gene encoding uncharacterized protein LOC135267179, which gives rise to MATIEEKLCVLLEKLKETDHNLSTCIVLLQQYLRNEMLKDKIKNSRSIGIQVTADTKSAQTVTETGRELDRKEYQRNLSDICEKLKKELQNLHRHIEKQDIKL